A single region of the Nocardioides aquaticus genome encodes:
- a CDS encoding DUF4244 domain-containing protein, translated as MDRTTDPSDPTGPTLDPTLDPIRDLARDPGGRARDEQGITTAEYAVGTAAGAGLAGLLYALLTGGFGDRLLRTLFDHVLGLLGIG; from the coding sequence ATGGACCGCACCACCGACCCGTCCGACCCGACCGGCCCGACCCTCGACCCGACCCTCGACCCGATCCGCGACCTGGCCCGCGACCCGGGTGGGCGCGCCCGCGACGAGCAGGGCATCACCACCGCCGAGTACGCGGTGGGCACCGCGGCGGGCGCCGGGCTGGCCGGGCTGCTGTACGCCCTGCTGACCGGTGGCTTCGGCGACCGGCTGCTGCGCACCCTGTTCGACCACGTGCTGGGCCTGCTCGGGATCGGGTGA
- a CDS encoding TadE family type IV pilus minor pilin — MTVPRRPERGAVTAEAALVLPLLVAVTAALCWLLAVGAAQVRTVDAAREAARSAARGDGPGAARDLALRVAPPGARVDVALGSAEVVVTVTGRVEGPGGLVSWLPGATVEARAVARVEPGAAG; from the coding sequence GTGACGGTGCCGCGGCGGCCCGAGCGTGGCGCCGTCACGGCCGAGGCCGCCCTGGTCCTGCCGCTCCTCGTGGCGGTGACCGCCGCGCTGTGCTGGCTCCTGGCCGTGGGTGCCGCGCAGGTGCGCACGGTCGACGCCGCGCGCGAGGCGGCGCGGTCCGCGGCCCGGGGCGACGGCCCGGGGGCGGCCCGCGACCTGGCCCTGCGGGTCGCGCCGCCCGGGGCGAGGGTCGACGTCGCCCTCGGCTCCGCGGAGGTGGTCGTCACCGTGACCGGCCGGGTGGAGGGGCCGGGCGGTCTCGTCTCCTGGCTGCCCGGTGCCACGGTGGAGGCGCGGGCGGTCGCCCGGGTCGAACCGGGTGCGGCCGGGTGA
- a CDS encoding Rv3654c family TadE-like protein gives MSPGRAGSRGRGSERGAATAYAAVVVGVVLLLGCVLAVVAAVVVDLRRAQAAADLAALAGAVAAGTGEDPCAAAGAVAAANGATLTSCAPAGREVTLEVRVAGPRWLGLAADPTARARAGPAAAPAP, from the coding sequence GTGAGCCCGGGCCGGGCCGGGTCCCGGGGGCGCGGGTCCGAGCGGGGCGCTGCCACGGCGTACGCCGCCGTCGTGGTCGGGGTGGTGCTGCTCCTGGGGTGCGTCCTGGCGGTGGTGGCCGCCGTGGTGGTCGACCTGCGCCGCGCCCAGGCGGCCGCCGACCTCGCGGCCCTGGCCGGGGCGGTGGCCGCAGGGACGGGCGAGGACCCGTGCGCGGCGGCCGGCGCGGTCGCGGCGGCCAACGGCGCGACCCTGACGTCCTGCGCCCCGGCCGGGCGCGAGGTGACGCTCGAGGTCCGGGTCGCCGGCCCGCGGTGGCTGGGGCTGGCCGCGGACCCGACGGCGCGGGCACGCGCGGGCCCTGCCGCCGCGCCGGCCCCGTGA
- a CDS encoding DEAD/DEAH box helicase — MPPPQPAVTVAPPRGRAALDRLVALPGRADRLTHLETLAPRAARHAPWPAWAPAEVVTAFAARGVATPWAHQVAAAETAHQGGHVVLSTGTASGKSLAYQLPALSDVLAARGPRLQRGATVLYLAPTKALAQDQLAALDFLALGVRVTTHDGDSPQEQRDWARDHAEYVLTNPDMLHRSLLPGHERWARFLGALRYVVVDECHHYRGVFGAHVAQVLRRLRRICARYGASPTFVLASATVAEPEVAARRLTGLPVTAVTDDASPRGEVSLALWEPPLTPGGGENGAPVRRAASSEVADLLTDLVLDDVRTLAFVRSRRGVEHVAMTTAGLLAEVDPSLSRTVAAYRGGYLPEERREIEQALRRGDLRGLAATNALELGIDVSGLDAVLMAGFPGTRAALWQQLGRAGRGGQGSLGVLVARDDPLDTYLVHHPEALLGRPVEASVFDPDNPHVLGPHLCAAAAELPLTTEDLPLFGPATADVLVRLVDAGLLRRRPRGWFWTDRRRPSDLVDIRSSGGAAVSLVEAGTGRVVGTVDGGRAHGDVHTGAVYVHRGETWHVDDLDLDDHVATMTRTPVDYSTSARELTDITIVTEREHRWWGPCRLSVGEVDVAHQVVAFLRRRVPGGEVLGEEPLDLPERRLRTAAVWWTVPDEVLAAAGLAAVDLPGAAHAAEHCSIGLLPLFATCDRWDIGGVSTARHPDTGLLTVFVHDGHPGGAGFAERGYASARAWLGATRAAIADCECLEGCPSCVQSPKCGNQNNPLDKDGAVRLLDVLLAGATPD; from the coding sequence GTGCCCCCGCCCCAGCCCGCCGTGACCGTGGCCCCGCCGCGCGGTCGCGCGGCCCTGGACCGGCTGGTGGCGCTCCCGGGTCGCGCCGACCGGCTGACCCACCTGGAGACGCTGGCCCCCCGCGCCGCGCGTCACGCACCGTGGCCGGCCTGGGCGCCGGCGGAGGTCGTGACGGCCTTCGCGGCCCGCGGCGTGGCCACGCCCTGGGCGCACCAGGTGGCCGCGGCCGAGACCGCCCACCAGGGCGGCCACGTGGTGCTCTCGACCGGGACGGCCTCGGGCAAGTCGCTGGCCTACCAGCTGCCGGCGCTCTCCGACGTGCTCGCCGCCCGCGGCCCGCGGCTGCAGCGCGGCGCCACCGTGCTCTACCTCGCCCCCACCAAGGCCCTGGCCCAGGACCAGCTCGCCGCCCTGGACTTCCTGGCCCTCGGCGTCCGGGTGACCACGCACGACGGCGACAGCCCCCAGGAGCAGCGCGACTGGGCGCGCGACCACGCCGAGTACGTCCTGACGAACCCCGACATGCTGCACCGCTCGCTGCTGCCCGGGCACGAGCGGTGGGCGCGCTTCCTCGGGGCCCTGCGCTACGTCGTGGTCGACGAGTGCCACCACTACCGCGGCGTCTTCGGGGCCCACGTGGCCCAGGTGCTCCGGCGGCTGCGCCGCATCTGCGCCCGCTACGGCGCCTCCCCCACGTTCGTGCTGGCCTCGGCCACGGTCGCCGAGCCCGAGGTGGCGGCGCGCCGGCTGACCGGGCTCCCGGTCACGGCCGTCACCGACGACGCCTCGCCGCGCGGCGAGGTGTCGCTGGCGCTGTGGGAGCCGCCGCTGACCCCGGGCGGCGGCGAGAACGGCGCCCCCGTACGCCGGGCCGCCTCCTCCGAGGTCGCCGACCTGCTGACCGACCTCGTCCTGGACGACGTGCGCACGCTGGCGTTCGTGCGCTCCCGGCGCGGTGTCGAGCACGTCGCGATGACCACGGCGGGCCTGCTCGCCGAGGTCGACCCCTCGCTGTCGCGCACGGTGGCGGCCTACCGCGGGGGCTACCTGCCCGAGGAGCGGCGCGAGATCGAGCAGGCGCTGCGCCGTGGCGACCTCCGCGGGCTGGCGGCGACCAACGCCCTCGAGCTCGGCATCGACGTGAGCGGCCTGGACGCGGTGCTGATGGCCGGGTTCCCCGGCACCCGCGCGGCGCTCTGGCAGCAGCTGGGCCGCGCCGGGCGCGGCGGGCAGGGCTCGCTCGGGGTGCTGGTAGCCCGCGACGACCCGCTGGACACCTACCTGGTCCACCACCCCGAGGCCCTGCTGGGTCGTCCCGTCGAGGCGTCGGTCTTCGACCCCGACAACCCGCACGTGCTGGGCCCGCACCTGTGCGCGGCGGCCGCCGAGCTGCCGCTGACCACCGAGGACCTCCCGCTGTTCGGGCCGGCGACCGCCGACGTGCTGGTCCGCCTGGTCGACGCCGGCCTGCTGCGTCGCCGGCCGCGGGGCTGGTTCTGGACCGACCGACGTCGCCCCAGCGACCTCGTCGACATCCGGTCCTCGGGCGGCGCCGCGGTCTCCCTGGTCGAGGCCGGCACCGGCCGGGTCGTCGGCACGGTCGACGGCGGCCGCGCGCACGGCGACGTCCACACCGGTGCGGTCTACGTCCACCGCGGGGAGACCTGGCACGTCGACGACCTCGACCTGGACGACCACGTCGCCACGATGACCCGCACGCCGGTCGACTACTCGACCTCGGCGCGCGAGCTCACCGACATCACGATCGTCACCGAGCGCGAGCACCGGTGGTGGGGCCCGTGCCGGCTGTCGGTGGGCGAGGTCGACGTGGCCCACCAGGTCGTCGCCTTCCTGCGCCGCCGGGTCCCCGGCGGCGAGGTCCTCGGCGAGGAGCCGCTGGACCTGCCGGAGCGCCGGCTGCGCACCGCCGCGGTGTGGTGGACCGTCCCGGACGAGGTGCTGGCCGCGGCCGGGCTCGCGGCCGTCGACCTTCCGGGCGCGGCCCACGCCGCCGAGCACTGCTCGATCGGGCTGCTCCCGCTCTTCGCGACCTGCGACCGGTGGGACATCGGCGGCGTCTCCACCGCCCGCCACCCCGACACGGGGCTGCTGACCGTCTTCGTCCACGACGGCCACCCGGGCGGGGCCGGCTTCGCCGAGCGGGGGTACGCCTCCGCCCGCGCCTGGCTCGGGGCGACGCGCGCGGCGATCGCCGACTGCGAGTGCCTCGAGGGCTGCCCGTCGTGCGTGCAGTCGCCCAAGTGCGGCAACCAGAACAACCCGCTGGACAAGGACGGCGCGGTCCGGCTGCTCGACGTGCTGCTGGCCGGCGCCACCCCCGACTGA
- a CDS encoding STAS domain-containing protein → MDLSLETREVGNRTVVAVGGEIDVYTAPKLRDTISDLVASGHYHLVVDMRGVEFLDSTGLGVLVGGLKKVRAHDGSLELVCHQDRLLKIFRITGLAKVFVIHDDADQALSAG, encoded by the coding sequence GTGGACCTCAGCCTCGAGACGCGCGAGGTCGGCAACCGCACCGTCGTCGCGGTCGGCGGCGAGATCGACGTCTACACCGCGCCGAAGCTGCGCGACACCATCTCCGACCTGGTCGCCTCCGGGCACTACCACCTGGTCGTGGACATGCGGGGTGTCGAGTTCCTCGACTCCACGGGGCTGGGCGTGCTGGTCGGCGGGCTGAAGAAGGTCCGCGCCCACGACGGCTCGCTAGAGCTGGTCTGCCACCAGGACCGGCTGCTGAAGATCTTCCGGATCACCGGCCTGGCGAAGGTGTTCGTCATCCACGACGACGCCGACCAGGCCCTCTCCGCCGGCTGA
- a CDS encoding sodium-translocating pyrophosphatase, which translates to MRAVHPAVVEVSGGNLVWVLLVLLISCGALAMAWMFRQEVLRAPEGTENMRAIAQAVQEGANAYLQRQFRTLAVFAAIAFVLLLFLPADDTVVRIFRSVFFLVGAGFSAAIGYLGMSLAVRANLRVAAAAQDEGRDPAMHIGFRTGAFVGMGTVGLGLLGASLVVLLFQDSAPDVLEGFGFGAALLAMFMRVGGGIFTKAADVGADLVGKVENNIPEDDPRNAATIADNVGDNVGDCAGMAADLFESYAVTLVAALILGSQAFGNAGLVYPLLIPGIGALTAVAGVYLCKPRAGENGLTTINRAFYLSAGIAAIASVALSFLYLPTTFAELDGAETSPLDLLAGFSAPTGNPALIASVAVLIGIVLAAVILALTGYFTGTDFKPVKDVGRTSITGPATVILSGLSVGFESAVYTTLVIGAAVYGAFLLGGGSLSIALFAVALAGCGLLTTVGVIVAMDTFGPVSDNAQGIAEMSGDVSPEGAQILTELDAVGNTTKAITKGIAIATAVLAASALFGSYIGTVLESLADIVPAEDDVLTFFVFSPDVLVGMLLGVSVVFLFSGLAINAVGRAAGAVVMEVRRQFREIPGIMEGTGRPEYGRVVDIVTRDSLRELATPGILAILAPIAVGFGLGVGPLAGFLAGAIASGTLMAVFLANAGGAWDNAKKLVEDGHHGGKGSPAHEATIIGDTVGDPFKDTAGPAINPLLKVMNLVSLLIVGAVVSLTLGEDANRGASIAIGVLAAAGIVVAVVLSKRRSTVIGDDDAGPTTPPPPPPAASSGDPSPTQPLSTP; encoded by the coding sequence ATGCGCGCTGTCCACCCCGCCGTCGTGGAGGTCTCCGGCGGCAACCTCGTCTGGGTCCTGCTGGTCCTGCTGATCTCCTGCGGCGCGCTCGCGATGGCGTGGATGTTCCGCCAGGAGGTGCTGCGGGCGCCCGAGGGCACCGAGAACATGCGCGCCATCGCCCAGGCGGTCCAGGAGGGCGCCAACGCCTACCTGCAGCGACAGTTCCGCACCCTGGCGGTCTTCGCCGCGATCGCGTTCGTGCTGCTGCTCTTCCTGCCCGCCGACGACACGGTCGTGCGGATCTTCCGCTCGGTGTTCTTCCTGGTCGGCGCCGGGTTCTCCGCCGCCATCGGCTACCTGGGCATGTCCCTGGCGGTGCGCGCCAACCTGCGGGTCGCGGCCGCGGCCCAGGACGAGGGCCGCGACCCGGCCATGCACATCGGCTTCCGCACCGGCGCCTTCGTCGGCATGGGCACCGTCGGCCTCGGCCTGCTCGGCGCCTCGCTGGTCGTGCTGCTCTTCCAGGACTCGGCGCCCGACGTGCTCGAGGGCTTCGGCTTCGGCGCGGCCCTGCTGGCGATGTTCATGCGGGTGGGCGGCGGCATCTTCACCAAGGCCGCCGACGTCGGCGCCGACCTCGTCGGCAAGGTCGAGAACAACATCCCCGAGGACGACCCCCGCAACGCCGCGACCATCGCCGACAACGTGGGCGACAACGTGGGCGACTGCGCCGGCATGGCCGCCGACCTCTTCGAGTCCTACGCCGTCACGCTGGTCGCCGCCCTGATCCTCGGCTCGCAGGCCTTCGGCAACGCCGGCCTGGTCTACCCCCTGCTGATCCCCGGGATCGGCGCGCTCACCGCGGTCGCCGGGGTGTACCTGTGCAAGCCGCGCGCCGGCGAGAACGGCCTGACCACCATCAACCGGGCCTTCTACCTCTCCGCGGGGATCGCCGCGATCGCCTCCGTGGCGCTGTCCTTCCTCTACCTGCCGACCACGTTCGCCGAGCTCGATGGTGCCGAGACCAGCCCCCTGGACCTGCTCGCCGGGTTCAGCGCGCCGACCGGCAACCCGGCCCTGATCGCCTCGGTCGCGGTGCTGATCGGGATCGTGCTGGCCGCGGTGATCCTGGCGCTGACCGGCTACTTCACCGGCACCGACTTCAAGCCCGTCAAGGACGTCGGGCGCACCTCCATCACCGGCCCGGCGACCGTCATCCTCTCCGGGCTCTCGGTCGGCTTCGAGTCGGCGGTCTACACCACGCTGGTGATCGGGGCGGCCGTGTACGGCGCGTTCCTGCTGGGCGGCGGCTCGCTGTCGATCGCGCTCTTCGCCGTCGCCCTGGCCGGCTGCGGCCTGCTGACCACGGTCGGGGTGATCGTGGCGATGGACACCTTCGGCCCGGTCTCCGACAACGCCCAGGGCATCGCCGAGATGTCCGGCGACGTCAGCCCCGAGGGCGCCCAGATCCTCACCGAGCTGGACGCCGTCGGCAACACCACCAAGGCGATCACCAAGGGCATCGCCATCGCCACCGCGGTGCTGGCGGCCTCGGCGCTCTTCGGCTCCTACATCGGCACCGTGCTGGAGTCGCTGGCCGACATCGTCCCGGCCGAGGACGACGTGCTCACCTTCTTCGTCTTCAGCCCCGACGTGCTGGTCGGGATGCTGCTCGGCGTCTCGGTCGTCTTCCTCTTCTCCGGCCTGGCCATCAACGCCGTCGGCCGGGCCGCCGGCGCCGTGGTGATGGAGGTGCGCCGGCAGTTCCGCGAGATCCCCGGGATCATGGAGGGCACCGGTCGCCCGGAGTACGGCCGCGTGGTCGACATCGTCACCCGCGACTCGCTGCGCGAGCTGGCCACGCCCGGCATCCTGGCCATCCTCGCCCCGATCGCGGTCGGTTTCGGCCTGGGGGTCGGGCCGCTCGCCGGCTTCCTGGCCGGCGCGATCGCCTCCGGCACCCTGATGGCGGTCTTCCTGGCCAACGCGGGCGGGGCCTGGGACAACGCCAAGAAGCTGGTCGAGGACGGCCACCACGGCGGCAAGGGCTCGCCGGCGCACGAGGCCACGATCATCGGTGACACCGTGGGCGACCCGTTCAAGGACACCGCCGGCCCGGCGATCAACCCGCTGCTCAAGGTGATGAACCTGGTCTCCCTGCTGATCGTGGGCGCGGTGGTCTCCCTGACCCTCGGCGAGGACGCCAACCGTGGCGCCTCGATCGCGATCGGGGTGCTCGCCGCCGCGGGGATCGTGGTGGCCGTCGTGCTCTCCAAGCGCCGCTCGACGGTGATCGGCGACGACGACGCGGGTCCCACCACCCCGCCGCCCCCGCCGCCGGCGGCCAGCTCGGGCGACCCGTCGCCCACCCAGCCGCTCAGCACGCCGTAG